The Deltaproteobacteria bacterium HGW-Deltaproteobacteria-4 genomic interval TCAGGGCGCCGATAAAGATGCCGACTACAAACATCCACTGCCAGTCAATCTTCGGTGCGGTCTTGATGAAGTAGTCAAGCCGGCTCATATGCTCCGGCGCAATCACCTTTTCCACCATCCCCGCCGCACGGACAAAGCTAGTCGACGCACCGAGGAATTTGCCGGCAACCCCCACCGAAATTACAGAAACCAGGCCGGAGAGAGCACCTGCCAGGTAAGGGTTCCAGCCGCCATCGTTTTCATCTTCAGCAGAACGTCTCATCGACTTCTCCTTTTCATTGAAAATTTTTATTAAAATAATAGCAATTTGTCAGCAAATGTAAAGCTGATTACCGCGACCGCTCAGACTGTCTGGCAAGATTTGATGAGCCGCGCTATTTCCTTCCCCACACCGGGTCATCGGCAAATTGCTGCCGTAGCCGTTCTTCCGGGTTCTGCTCGTAGAACTCTTCTCTGGAAAAGGAGAAATGATACAAGGCAACGTACTCCAGAACAATTTGATAGGCGGCATTCACCTGGCGGATCTTCTCTGGCTCGTCGGTGTTACCGGTATCGGGATGGTAGCGTTTCACCAGCTCTTTGTGTCGAGTCTTGATCTCCTTGAGAGTCACCCGCTCCTCCAGTTCAAGCACCCGAAGTGCTTCTTGCAGGTCGGTATAGGTCATGGTTTGATCCCCAGTAACTGCACGACAGCAGCCAGACCAGTATGGCCAAGGCCTTCGCGCACTTCCCGTTCGACTTGAACCGCATGGACAAATTTCAGCCCGACAAGTTCTTGCTGGAGTTCCTCCAATTTCATTAACAGGTCAAGAGATTGGGGGCCACCGGTTCCGTAGGAAAGCTGCTCTTTACTGAACCCTTCAAAAACGAGCATCCCGCCAGGCTTGAGTCCTCGTACAACCGCCTGGTGCAGGGAGGCGCGCAACGTCACGGGGAGATGGCAGAAGCAGGAGATTATACCTTCCCATTCGTCCGCTTCGATCGTAAAGTCGCCCAGATCTGCATGGATCGTGGTGATACTGACGTTGCGCTCTGCTGCCAGTTGTCGCGCCTTTTCAAGGGCGACACTGGAGTTGTCGACTGCCGTGACTTCATATCCCTGTGCTGCCAGATAGACAGCATTGCGGCCTTCCCCTTCCGCCAGCGTCAGCACTTTACCGGCGGGGATCTTTCCTGCGCAGGAGCGGAGAAAGTCATTCGGTTCTTTCCCATAGATATAATCGTCACAGGCGTAACGTTCATCCCAGTTCATGTTGATTTTTCCATTATGGTTGAGAAAATAGCGCGAAGCGCCTTTGCTTAGTTGCCAGCCAGCCTCGTTATAAAGTTTAGCGCAATTCGCTACGCTTTTGTTGCGGGAGGAATTGCCGCTTCTTCTTCCAGTTTGGCCCTATAATGCATGACCGCGGTGCGCAGGGCGCTGGAGGCGAGATTGGAGCAGTGCATCTTGTTGTTCGGCAGACCACCCAGGGCATCGGCAATCGTTGCGGGAGAAATTGCCAGGACTTCGTCCAAGGTTTTACCCATGGTCAGTTCACTGGCGATCGAGGAGGTGGCAATCGCCGCGCCGCAACCGAAGACCTTGTACTTGTAATCGATCACCCGGTCATCCGCGATCTTGAGATAGATGAGCAGACCATCGCCGCAACTGGGATCGCCGGCGCGAACGACGATGTTGGCATCTTCGATCACCCCGATATTGCGGGGATTATTGAAATGATCCCAGACTTTATCCGTGTATTCCATTCCCTGTCTCCAACGGCGCTATTCTGGTGTTACCGGGTATTTGATCAGCAAGGCGTGGCAGTCGACCAGAGCAGTGACAAGTTTATGTCGCCCGCTTGTTACCAGACGTTGAACCGTACCACGGGAAATCTCCATTCGGGTTCCCGCCTCGGCTTGGGTCAGGCCTTCCTTGTCGCAAAGTCGCAGCGCTTCCAGTTCGTCCTGCTGGAGTTCAATGTGTTCAAGATTGTTCAGTGGAATGCCCGCGGGTTTAAAGACCTGGCTTCCCGGCGGACGGTGCGGGCATTCGCAGATGCGGGGTTTACGTGGGCGTGGAGTCATGAATCACCTTGAGCGGAGGGATTGCTGCCGAACCGAAAATTCGATCGGTAAAACGGACGTACCAGGCCGCTGATTGGACCTGAATAATGAAGGCCAGGGCAATAATCAGCGCGGCATCGGAACCGGCCGGCCCGAAGGCGGTCATGGCAATGGCGAGGGCAATGGAAAGATTGCGCATCACCGTCCCGTAGACCAAAGCAATAGCGTCGCCACGTGGGAGGAGCAGGCGGCCGACGACGGTACTGATGAAATAATTACTGGCGTAAAGGAGGATTAACGGGAAGATGAGACGGAGGAGCTGTTGCGGGTCCGCCGCCAATCCTCGGGCCTTGAGGGCCATGGCAATAAAGACAATGCCGAGGACCCCGAGGGTCGAGAGGGGGGGGAAGCGCGGGGTAATTTGAGCAAAACCGTCCCGACCGTAGCGGCGCAGCAACAATTGTTGCGTGACATAGCCAGCGGCCATCGGCAGAAAGACGACGAGGGCGATCTGACGAAAGACTAACCCCAAATCGAGGGGCACCCTGGCACCGAGGAGAAGATTCAGGTAGAGAGGGGTGGCGAGCGAGCCGAGAATCAAGCCGAAGACCGTCATCTTCACCG includes:
- a CDS encoding molecular chaperone DnaJ, with protein sequence MTYTDLQEALRVLELEERVTLKEIKTRHKELVKRYHPDTGNTDEPEKIRQVNAAYQIVLEYVALYHFSFSREEFYEQNPEERLRQQFADDPVWGRK
- a CDS encoding SAM-dependent methyltransferase, producing MNWDERYACDDYIYGKEPNDFLRSCAGKIPAGKVLTLAEGEGRNAVYLAAQGYEVTAVDNSSVALEKARQLAAERNVSITTIHADLGDFTIEADEWEGIISCFCHLPVTLRASLHQAVVRGLKPGGMLVFEGFSKEQLSYGTGGPQSLDLLMKLEELQQELVGLKFVHAVQVEREVREGLGHTGLAAVVQLLGIKP
- a CDS encoding iron-sulfur cluster assembly scaffold protein, yielding MEYTDKVWDHFNNPRNIGVIEDANIVVRAGDPSCGDGLLIYLKIADDRVIDYKYKVFGCGAAIATSSIASELTMGKTLDEVLAISPATIADALGGLPNNKMHCSNLASSALRTAVMHYRAKLEEEAAIPPATKA
- a CDS encoding arsenite transporter yields the protein MWRLLGQLNKNLLLAIPAMMVAGFVFGLATEPAFLKSLILPFTFLMVYPMMVTLKIREIFTAGDMRAQGLALLINFAIIPFIALGLGMVLLGDHPYLLLGLMLAALVPTSGMTISWTGFAKGNLAAAVKMTVFGLILGSLATPLYLNLLLGARVPLDLGLVFRQIALVVFLPMAAGYVTQQLLLRRYGRDGFAQITPRFPPLSTLGVLGIVFIAMALKARGLAADPQQLLRLIFPLILLYASNYFISTVVGRLLLPRGDAIALVYGTVMRNLSIALAIAMTAFGPAGSDAALIIALAFIIQVQSAAWYVRFTDRIFGSAAIPPLKVIHDSTPT